A single genomic interval of Agromyces cerinus harbors:
- a CDS encoding 5-oxoprolinase subunit C family protein, translating to MSRLTVEAPGALALVEDLGRPGLAHLGVARSGALDRAALALANRLVGNPDGAAGLEILMGGFHARFDEETWVAVTGAWGRVTLAGRPLAPYTAGRAVAGAVLEIGPAERGARYLLAVRGGVDEPAELGSRSRDTLSAIGPAPLATGRVLEIGAAPAASVPLLDREAAFPPPTGAVTLSLLPGPRTDWFTDAARTALFDATWRFSEQADRVGARLVGPALERRVAGELASEATVPGSIQVAGDGRPTILLADRPVTGGYPVIAIVAPASLDAVAQLRPGQEVRFRHA from the coding sequence ATGAGTCGCCTGACGGTCGAGGCGCCGGGCGCGCTCGCGCTGGTCGAAGACCTGGGCAGGCCCGGGCTCGCGCACCTCGGGGTCGCGAGGTCGGGCGCGCTCGATCGGGCGGCCCTCGCCCTCGCGAACCGGCTCGTCGGCAATCCCGACGGCGCCGCGGGGCTCGAGATCCTGATGGGCGGGTTCCATGCCCGATTCGATGAGGAGACCTGGGTCGCCGTCACGGGTGCGTGGGGCCGCGTGACCCTCGCCGGCCGGCCGCTCGCGCCGTACACCGCCGGTCGCGCGGTCGCGGGGGCGGTGCTCGAGATCGGCCCGGCCGAACGCGGAGCGCGGTACCTGCTCGCGGTGCGCGGCGGCGTCGACGAGCCGGCGGAGCTCGGCTCACGGTCGCGCGACACGCTCTCGGCGATCGGCCCGGCACCACTGGCGACGGGGCGCGTGCTCGAGATCGGCGCGGCGCCCGCGGCATCCGTCCCCCTGCTCGATCGCGAGGCCGCCTTCCCGCCGCCCACCGGCGCGGTGACGCTCTCGCTGCTGCCCGGGCCGCGAACCGATTGGTTCACGGATGCCGCGCGGACCGCGCTCTTCGACGCGACGTGGCGCTTCTCGGAGCAGGCCGACCGGGTCGGCGCCCGGCTCGTCGGCCCGGCGCTCGAGCGGCGGGTGGCCGGCGAGCTCGCGAGCGAGGCCACCGTGCCGGGCTCGATCCAGGTCGCGGGCGACGGCCGGCCGACGATCCTGCTCGCCGACCGCCCGGTCACCGGCGGCTATCCCGTCATCGCGATCGTCGCGCCGGCCTCGCTCGATGCGGTCGCGCAGCTCCGCCCCGGCCAGGAGGTGCGGTTCCGGCACGCGTGA
- a CDS encoding SprT-like domain-containing protein translates to MADLERVRRWAEALIVLHLDAATWSFEFDNAKKRAGLCNYTEKRISVSRYLAARYDDDEIHQILLHEVAHALAGPRAGHGPKWASVAADLGYVGRRTHDGEVAHELAPWIGRCPAGHEHFRYREPQRQLSCGLCRRGFDRANLIVWRRREITAAVRRRAASAASG, encoded by the coding sequence ATGGCGGATCTCGAGCGGGTGAGACGGTGGGCCGAAGCCCTCATCGTGCTCCATCTCGACGCCGCCACGTGGAGCTTCGAGTTCGACAACGCGAAGAAGCGCGCCGGCCTCTGCAACTACACCGAGAAGCGCATCTCGGTGTCGCGCTACCTCGCCGCCCGCTACGACGACGACGAGATCCACCAGATCCTGCTGCACGAGGTGGCCCACGCGCTCGCCGGCCCGCGAGCCGGGCACGGGCCGAAATGGGCGTCGGTCGCCGCCGACCTCGGCTACGTCGGCCGGCGCACGCACGACGGCGAGGTCGCGCACGAGCTTGCACCGTGGATCGGGCGATGCCCGGCCGGCCACGAGCACTTCCGATACCGCGAGCCGCAGCGCCAGCTGAGCTGCGGCCTGTGCCGACGCGGATTCGACCGGGCCAACCTCATCGTGTGGCGTCGACGCGAGATCACCGCGGCCGTGCGCCGCCGGGCAGCGAGCGCCGCGAGCGGCTGA
- a CDS encoding DUF1214 domain-containing protein, with protein MTIIVDDKNFVRAETDRMFAGLQAAAGGVNRWNHYRQPTPIDKQTIIRMNRDTLYSLAVVDASKGVSLTVPESGDRYLSVMVIDEDHYIKRIFHEPGTYTLTAEEIGTPYAALGARVLLDETDPDDLARVHAIQDSFAVDAGSSEPFTMPDYDEASFTATREAVLDELRRVGLEGGTHGMFGDKDEVDATQHRLGTAAGWGGLPETEAFYVAEEPHLPVGTYQLTANDVPVDAFWSISLYNAAGFFEQNALGAYSVNNINGVKNEDGSVTVRFGGDGSLPNTLPLMEGWNYLVRMYRPHPEILDGTWTFPQIEPAS; from the coding sequence ATGACGATCATCGTCGACGACAAGAACTTCGTGCGAGCCGAGACCGACCGGATGTTCGCCGGCCTGCAGGCTGCTGCGGGCGGGGTGAACCGCTGGAACCACTACCGTCAGCCCACACCGATCGACAAGCAGACGATCATCCGCATGAACCGCGACACCCTCTACAGCCTCGCGGTCGTCGACGCCTCGAAGGGCGTAAGCCTCACCGTGCCGGAGTCGGGCGATCGCTACCTGTCGGTCATGGTCATCGACGAGGACCACTACATCAAGCGGATCTTCCACGAGCCCGGCACCTACACCCTGACAGCCGAGGAGATCGGCACACCGTACGCCGCCCTCGGGGCCCGCGTGCTGCTCGACGAGACCGACCCCGACGACCTCGCCCGCGTGCACGCGATCCAAGACAGCTTCGCCGTCGACGCCGGCTCGAGCGAACCGTTCACGATGCCCGACTACGACGAGGCGTCGTTCACGGCGACCCGCGAGGCGGTGCTCGACGAGCTGCGCCGCGTGGGACTCGAAGGCGGTACCCACGGCATGTTCGGCGACAAGGACGAGGTCGATGCAACCCAACACCGCCTCGGGACGGCGGCCGGCTGGGGCGGCCTCCCCGAGACCGAGGCGTTCTACGTCGCTGAGGAGCCGCACCTGCCCGTCGGGACGTACCAGCTCACGGCCAATGACGTACCGGTGGACGCCTTCTGGTCGATCAGCCTCTACAACGCGGCAGGTTTCTTCGAACAGAACGCGTTGGGCGCCTACAGCGTGAACAACATCAACGGCGTGAAGAACGAGGATGGGTCGGTCACAGTGCGCTTCGGCGGCGACGGAAGCCTGCCGAACACCCTCCCGCTCATGGAGGGCTGGAACTATCTGGTGCGAATGTACCGGCCGCATCCCGAGATCCTCGACGGCACCTGGACATTCCCTCAGATCGAACCGGCCTCCTGA
- a CDS encoding spermidine synthase has product MSELERRLAVSGHLARLEESRQSPGSWTLYVDGTPQSHVELDRPDWLGFEYVRRIGHAVDLVRPEGQPITAVHLGGGALTLPRYVAATRPGSRQQVVELESDLVEFVREHLPLPRGAQVRVRHGDAREVLAKLPAGLDGAVDIAIVDIFSGARTPAHVTSAEFYGLVSPRLSPGGIVAVNVADGAGLAFARSQAATLAHVFEHLAIAADTSMLKGRRFGNVVMYASHDELPFAGLPRRLASDPSPAKLVDGEELRRFIAGAPVVTDATAVPSPPPARSVFLSKP; this is encoded by the coding sequence GTGTCTGAGCTCGAACGCCGTCTCGCCGTCAGCGGCCACCTCGCCCGGCTCGAGGAGTCGCGCCAGTCCCCGGGCTCGTGGACCCTCTACGTCGACGGCACCCCGCAGTCGCACGTCGAACTCGACCGCCCCGACTGGCTCGGCTTCGAGTACGTGCGGCGCATCGGGCATGCGGTCGACCTCGTGCGACCCGAGGGGCAGCCGATCACGGCGGTGCACCTCGGCGGCGGAGCGCTTACGCTCCCCCGCTACGTGGCGGCGACCCGGCCGGGTTCCCGGCAGCAGGTGGTCGAGCTCGAGTCCGACCTCGTGGAGTTCGTGCGCGAGCACCTGCCACTGCCCCGCGGTGCGCAGGTGCGGGTGCGGCACGGCGACGCCCGTGAGGTGCTCGCGAAGCTGCCGGCCGGTCTCGACGGCGCCGTCGACATCGCGATCGTCGACATCTTTTCCGGCGCACGCACTCCCGCGCATGTGACGAGCGCCGAGTTCTACGGCCTCGTCTCGCCGAGGCTCTCTCCTGGCGGCATCGTCGCCGTCAACGTCGCCGACGGCGCGGGCCTCGCGTTCGCCCGATCGCAGGCCGCGACCCTCGCCCACGTCTTCGAGCACCTCGCGATCGCCGCCGACACGTCGATGCTGAAGGGGCGCCGCTTCGGCAACGTCGTGATGTACGCCTCGCACGACGAGCTGCCCTTCGCGGGCCTACCCCGCCGCCTCGCGAGCGACCCGTCGCCGGCGAAGCTCGTCGACGGCGAGGAGCTCCGCCGGTTCATCGCCGGAGCGCCAGTCGTGACCGATGCCACGGCGGTGCCGTCGCCGCCGCCCGCGCGCTCGGTGTTCCTCTCGAAGCCCTGA
- a CDS encoding LamB/YcsF family protein, giving the protein MPAVNDANSVDLNSDLGESFGSWRLGDDAAMFALVSSANVACGFHAGDPVTMLASARLAAHHGVALGAHPGYRDLAGFGRRDLDTSPAEVAAELLAQLGALDGVARAAGTRVRYVKAHGALYHRLAADESAAHAFVEAVAAFDPALTVLGQPSGAIARAADAAGLRYAREAFVDRGYVADGSLVPRGEPGAVVDDPAAASDRALEIAETGGITADDGSRVELGADSLCLHGDTPGAVAIARAVRIALERAGFEIEAFA; this is encoded by the coding sequence ATGCCCGCCGTGAACGATGCGAACAGCGTCGACCTGAACAGCGACCTCGGAGAGTCCTTCGGGTCGTGGCGACTCGGCGACGACGCGGCGATGTTCGCCCTCGTGTCGAGCGCCAACGTCGCCTGCGGGTTCCACGCGGGCGACCCGGTGACGATGCTCGCGAGCGCTCGCCTCGCGGCGCACCACGGCGTCGCACTCGGCGCGCACCCCGGCTATCGCGATCTCGCCGGCTTCGGTCGGCGCGACCTCGACACGAGTCCGGCGGAGGTCGCCGCCGAACTCCTCGCCCAGCTCGGCGCACTCGACGGCGTCGCCCGCGCAGCCGGCACCCGGGTGCGCTACGTCAAGGCGCACGGCGCGCTCTATCACCGGCTCGCGGCGGACGAATCGGCCGCCCACGCCTTCGTCGAGGCAGTCGCCGCCTTCGATCCAGCGCTCACCGTGCTCGGGCAGCCGTCGGGCGCGATCGCCAGGGCGGCGGATGCCGCGGGCCTCCGCTACGCCCGCGAGGCATTCGTCGACCGGGGCTACGTCGCCGACGGCTCCCTCGTGCCCCGAGGGGAGCCGGGCGCCGTGGTCGACGATCCCGCCGCGGCATCCGATCGGGCCCTCGAGATCGCCGAGACCGGCGGCATCACCGCCGACGACGGCAGTCGGGTCGAGCTGGGCGCCGACTCGTTGTGCCTGCACGGCGACACTCCCGGCGCCGTCGCGATCGCACGGGCGGTGCGCATCGCGCTCGAGCGGGCCGGGTTCGAGATCGAGGCGTTCGCGTGA
- a CDS encoding spermidine synthase, producing MGPHIEFETDVFSKHGLTLLVDGTAQSHVDAADPTHLFFEYTRRIGHVIDATGMPGSPARVLHLGGGALTLARYVAATRPGAAQVVVELDHEVLETVLQRLPLPTGAQIEIIVDDAASVIGALDGGFDLVVVDLYSHLQAPAFVDTVDFMSGCLELLAPGGMLAVNVADAAGLGRLRRQARAIARAAPAAALLVAGDPTVLSGAEEGNAVLVAAPDGLPQGLRERLLAHGPHPAEVLDGDRLDFVLWGAC from the coding sequence ATGGGGCCGCACATCGAGTTCGAGACGGATGTCTTCTCAAAGCACGGGTTGACCCTGCTGGTCGACGGCACGGCCCAATCGCATGTCGACGCTGCCGACCCCACGCATCTGTTCTTCGAGTACACGCGTCGCATCGGGCACGTCATCGATGCGACGGGCATGCCCGGATCGCCCGCTCGGGTGCTGCACCTCGGCGGCGGCGCCCTCACCCTCGCGCGGTATGTCGCAGCGACCCGCCCGGGTGCCGCGCAGGTCGTGGTCGAGCTCGATCACGAGGTGCTCGAGACCGTGCTCCAGCGGTTGCCCCTGCCGACCGGCGCGCAGATCGAGATCATCGTCGACGACGCGGCATCCGTCATCGGAGCCCTCGACGGCGGATTCGACCTCGTCGTCGTCGACCTCTACTCGCACCTGCAGGCACCGGCGTTCGTCGACACCGTCGACTTCATGAGCGGATGCCTCGAGCTGCTGGCACCCGGCGGGATGCTCGCCGTCAACGTGGCCGACGCCGCGGGACTCGGCCGGCTCCGCCGCCAGGCCCGTGCGATCGCACGGGCCGCGCCCGCGGCAGCGCTCCTCGTCGCGGGCGATCCGACCGTGCTCTCGGGCGCTGAGGAGGGCAACGCCGTGCTCGTCGCCGCGCCCGACGGGCTGCCGCAGGGCCTCCGCGAACGCCTGCTCGCCCACGGGCCGCATCCCGCCGAGGTCCTCGACGGCGACCGGCTCGACTTCGTGCTCTGGGGCGCCTGCTGA
- a CDS encoding PQQ-dependent sugar dehydrogenase codes for MARTRVRLGDEVDAGIGAPRRRRRPVGRAASAAGLLISVSLVVLAACTPSPPLPTPTPLPSSAPPSTAPPATPVPPPPVLTPSGAPEPIAAELDAPWSILVLPNGGVLVSERDRGDIVEVLPDGSHRVAGTVPGVAAGGEGGLLGIAFLPGDGERPDRVYAYHTADSDNRVVRMPLTGTPGSLSLGGPEPVLTGIPRGGANHNGGRIAFGPDGLLYVTSGDAGNRDAAQDPGSLSGKILRVTPDGAAAPGNPFGNAVWSLGHRNPQGIAWDANGGLWAAEFGQNTWDELNRISRGANYGWPVVEGVAGDPRFVDPVMQWSTSEASPSGLAVIGDTLFLAALRGERVWTIAPATTGGALESASWFAGDLGRIRDVAAAPDGTLWLITNNTDGRGSPSAGDDRLYRVPLAPAG; via the coding sequence ATGGCGCGCACTCGGGTTCGACTCGGCGACGAGGTCGACGCCGGCATCGGCGCGCCTCGGCGACGACGGCGACCCGTCGGGCGCGCGGCATCCGCTGCCGGCCTGCTGATCTCGGTTTCGCTCGTCGTGCTCGCGGCGTGCACCCCTTCTCCCCCGCTGCCGACCCCGACGCCCCTGCCGAGCTCGGCGCCGCCGTCGACGGCGCCGCCCGCGACTCCCGTGCCCCCGCCGCCCGTGCTGACGCCGTCGGGCGCCCCCGAGCCGATCGCCGCCGAGCTCGACGCGCCGTGGTCGATCCTCGTGCTGCCGAACGGCGGCGTGCTCGTCAGCGAACGCGATCGCGGCGACATCGTCGAGGTGCTGCCCGACGGTTCGCATCGGGTGGCGGGCACCGTGCCCGGCGTCGCGGCCGGCGGCGAGGGCGGGCTGCTCGGCATCGCGTTCCTGCCGGGCGACGGCGAGCGCCCCGATCGGGTCTACGCGTACCACACGGCCGATTCCGACAACCGGGTCGTGCGGATGCCCCTCACCGGCACCCCCGGCTCGCTCTCGCTCGGCGGCCCCGAACCCGTGCTCACCGGCATCCCCCGCGGCGGGGCGAACCACAACGGCGGCCGCATCGCCTTCGGACCCGACGGCCTGCTCTACGTCACGAGCGGGGACGCGGGCAACCGGGATGCCGCGCAGGACCCGGGTTCGCTGTCGGGGAAGATCCTGCGGGTGACGCCCGACGGTGCCGCCGCGCCGGGCAATCCGTTCGGCAACGCTGTGTGGTCGCTCGGGCACCGCAACCCGCAGGGCATCGCCTGGGATGCGAACGGAGGGCTCTGGGCCGCCGAGTTCGGGCAGAACACCTGGGACGAGCTGAACCGCATCTCGCGCGGCGCGAACTACGGCTGGCCCGTCGTCGAGGGAGTGGCCGGCGACCCTCGATTCGTCGACCCCGTGATGCAGTGGTCGACGTCGGAGGCGAGCCCGAGCGGGCTCGCGGTGATCGGCGACACGCTCTTCCTCGCGGCCCTGCGCGGGGAGCGCGTCTGGACGATCGCGCCAGCGACCACCGGCGGTGCGCTCGAGTCGGCGTCCTGGTTCGCGGGCGACCTCGGCCGCATCCGCGACGTCGCAGCCGCCCCCGACGGAACCCTGTGGCTCATCACGAACAACACCGATGGACGCGGCTCCCCGAGTGCGGGCGACGACCGGCTCTACCGGGTGCCGCTCGCGCCTGCGGGCTGA
- a CDS encoding 5-oxoprolinase subunit B family protein, whose translation MSRRLLPSGDAALLVECDSLDEVLALHDALAAEPPAGLVELVPAARTILVAVDPDRLPLESAATWVRRIPAEAAARRSGHVAEEVTVDVVYDGDDLASAAALLGVSTEALVARHQAVEWRVAFIGFAPGFGYLVSDDWPFEVPRLDAPRPRVPSGAVALAGAFAGVYPRQSPGGWRLIGRTDAPLWDPAAASPALFAPGRRVRFRDSGRS comes from the coding sequence GTGAGCCGCCGCCTGCTGCCGAGCGGCGACGCCGCCCTGCTCGTGGAGTGCGACAGTCTCGACGAGGTGCTGGCACTGCACGATGCGCTCGCGGCCGAGCCGCCGGCCGGTCTCGTCGAGCTCGTGCCAGCGGCGCGCACGATCCTCGTCGCCGTCGACCCGGACCGACTGCCGCTCGAGTCGGCCGCGACCTGGGTGCGGCGCATCCCGGCCGAGGCCGCGGCCCGCAGGTCGGGCCACGTCGCCGAGGAGGTGACCGTCGACGTCGTGTACGACGGCGACGACCTGGCGAGCGCTGCCGCACTCCTCGGCGTCTCCACCGAGGCGCTCGTCGCCCGGCATCAGGCCGTGGAATGGCGGGTCGCGTTCATCGGCTTCGCGCCGGGGTTCGGCTACCTCGTGAGCGACGACTGGCCGTTCGAGGTGCCGCGGCTCGATGCACCGCGCCCCCGAGTGCCCTCGGGGGCCGTCGCGCTCGCCGGGGCCTTCGCCGGGGTCTACCCGCGTCAGAGTCCGGGCGGCTGGCGGCTCATCGGTCGCACGGATGCGCCGCTCTGGGATCCCGCCGCGGCGTCGCCGGCGCTCTTCGCGCCGGGGCGTCGCGTTCGCTTCAGGGATTCCGGTCGGTCATGA
- a CDS encoding NAD(P)-dependent alcohol dehydrogenase has protein sequence MTAVTTYAYAAPSEAAPLERTRIERRALGPHDVRIDIAYAGICHSDIHTVRGDWGSQHYPLAPGHEITGTVAETGEAVTRHAVGDRVGVGCMVNSCGQCRNCLRGDEQFCVKGPVFTYGSADRDGTVTQGGYSEQVVVTESFVVRIPDALALDVAAPLLCAGITTYSPLRRWKVGPGTRVAVVGLGGLGHMGVQFAHALGAEVTVLSQTLGKKDDGLRLGADHYRATSDPATFTELRGSFDVILNTVSAVIDLDAYLSLLDAGAAMVCVGAPGEPLEVGVMSLIGGNKTLAGSNIGGIRETQEMLDFCAEHGLGAEIEVIPASEINTAYERVLASDVRYRFVIDAATFRD, from the coding sequence ATGACGGCCGTCACCACCTACGCCTACGCAGCGCCGAGCGAGGCAGCCCCGCTCGAGCGCACCCGGATCGAGCGCCGCGCACTCGGACCGCACGATGTGCGCATCGACATCGCGTACGCCGGCATCTGCCACTCCGACATCCATACCGTCCGCGGCGACTGGGGGTCGCAGCACTACCCCCTCGCCCCCGGTCATGAGATCACCGGCACCGTCGCCGAGACCGGCGAAGCGGTGACGAGGCACGCCGTGGGCGACCGGGTCGGCGTGGGCTGCATGGTGAACTCGTGCGGGCAGTGCCGCAACTGCCTGCGCGGCGACGAGCAGTTCTGCGTGAAGGGTCCGGTCTTCACATATGGCAGCGCCGACCGCGACGGCACCGTCACCCAGGGCGGCTACTCCGAGCAGGTCGTGGTGACCGAGTCGTTCGTGGTGCGCATCCCCGACGCCCTCGCCCTCGATGTCGCAGCACCCCTGCTGTGCGCCGGCATCACCACCTACTCACCGCTGCGCCGTTGGAAGGTCGGCCCCGGCACGCGCGTCGCGGTCGTCGGGCTCGGCGGCCTCGGGCACATGGGCGTGCAGTTCGCGCACGCACTCGGTGCGGAGGTGACGGTGCTGTCCCAGACACTGGGTAAGAAGGATGACGGGCTGCGCCTCGGCGCCGACCACTACCGCGCGACCTCCGACCCGGCGACGTTCACCGAACTCCGCGGCTCGTTCGACGTCATCCTCAACACGGTCAGCGCCGTGATCGACCTCGACGCGTACCTGTCGCTCCTCGACGCCGGCGCGGCGATGGTGTGCGTCGGCGCGCCCGGAGAGCCGCTCGAGGTCGGCGTGATGTCGCTCATCGGTGGCAACAAGACCCTGGCCGGCTCCAACATCGGCGGCATCCGCGAAACGCAGGAGATGCTCGACTTCTGCGCGGAGCACGGCCTCGGCGCCGAGATCGAGGTGATCCCGGCATCGGAGATCAACACCGCCTACGAGCGCGTGCTCGCATCCGACGTGCGGTACCGCTTCGTCATCGACGCAGCCACCTTCCGCGACTGA
- a CDS encoding ROK family transcriptional regulator, producing the protein MEPGTHEHRVSALRRANTARCALQLRDQGPAAVSELARATGLSRPTVEAALADLAARGLVANDEMNGHRGAGRPARVSRFVGSAGYVAGVDVGIAGMRVILADLAGTVAARVEHQGPVPNDGSARIEAVRLLVAEALRLADAPAHRLVFAHIGVTGLVRADGRIWISHGFADWEGVDVGGKLAALLGCPVTLDNDVNLAALAEQRLGSARLADDMIFLLIGSQISAGLVLDGRLRRGSHNAAGELGDASLRVPLDERGHIVWRSASTARGVFELADAGDAEAMAEVDAFIAGIADTVVVLAQTIDPDLVVIGGPMSRAGDRLVKPLNTAVAALVSLPFAPTVLASRLGIDSIAFGALSRAFDLSSELVYGVHEVPMPALRRPDGGDALDSNGKDFEW; encoded by the coding sequence ATGGAGCCCGGCACGCACGAGCACCGCGTCAGCGCACTGCGCCGCGCGAACACGGCGCGCTGCGCCCTCCAGCTGCGCGACCAGGGCCCTGCCGCGGTCTCCGAGCTCGCACGCGCCACCGGCCTCTCCCGGCCCACGGTCGAAGCTGCGCTCGCCGACCTCGCGGCGCGGGGCCTCGTCGCGAACGACGAGATGAACGGGCACCGCGGCGCCGGCCGTCCGGCCAGGGTCTCCCGCTTCGTCGGCAGTGCCGGCTACGTCGCGGGCGTCGACGTCGGCATCGCGGGAATGCGGGTCATCCTCGCCGACCTCGCAGGCACCGTGGCCGCCCGCGTCGAGCACCAGGGGCCGGTGCCGAACGACGGCAGTGCACGCATCGAGGCCGTGCGCCTGCTCGTCGCCGAGGCGCTCCGCCTCGCCGACGCCCCCGCACACCGGCTCGTCTTCGCGCACATCGGCGTCACCGGTCTCGTGCGCGCCGACGGTCGCATCTGGATCTCGCACGGCTTCGCCGACTGGGAGGGCGTCGATGTCGGCGGCAAGCTCGCGGCCCTCCTCGGCTGTCCGGTCACGCTCGACAACGACGTGAACCTCGCAGCGCTCGCCGAACAACGGCTCGGCTCGGCTCGGCTCGCCGACGACATGATCTTCCTGCTCATCGGCAGTCAGATCTCCGCTGGACTCGTGCTCGACGGCAGGCTCCGACGCGGCAGCCACAACGCCGCAGGCGAACTCGGCGACGCGAGTCTCAGGGTTCCCCTCGACGAGCGAGGGCACATCGTCTGGCGTTCAGCGTCGACCGCACGCGGGGTCTTCGAGCTCGCCGACGCGGGCGACGCCGAGGCCATGGCGGAGGTCGACGCGTTCATCGCAGGCATCGCCGACACCGTCGTCGTGCTCGCCCAGACCATCGACCCCGACCTCGTCGTCATCGGCGGTCCGATGTCGCGCGCCGGCGATCGGCTCGTGAAGCCGCTCAATACTGCGGTCGCCGCACTCGTGTCGCTGCCGTTCGCCCCGACGGTCCTCGCCTCCCGGCTCGGCATCGACTCGATCGCCTTCGGTGCGCTGTCGCGGGCGTTCGACCTGAGCTCGGAGCTCGTCTACGGAGTGCACGAGGTGCCGATGCCGGCGCTGCGCCGCCCCGACGGCGGCGACGCGCTCGACTCCAATGGAAAGGACTTCGAATGGTGA
- a CDS encoding Gfo/Idh/MocA family protein gives MVNIDGPGHPLRLAVIGCGARSNLAQHAPASGLGEIVALVDPDAAAISRGREALSATAEAFTSTGELLASGLAIDGAFVLTPDDTHADVAIDLLRAGIAVYVEKPLATTTEDADAVLQAAIDAGAKLYVGHNMRHMAVIRTMRDAIARGEIGEVKAVWCRHFVGNGGDYYFKDWHAERARSNGLLLQKGAHDIDVIHWLAGGYTTRVVGMGGDTLYGGIADRRDNSDRTMPEWFSLDNWPPLAQRELNPVIDVEDLSMVLMTLDNGVYASYEQCHYTPDYWRNYTVIGTKGRLENFGDTDGGVVRVWNERHVYRPEGDLEHPVVGDEGGHGDADLRTVTEFLRFVREGIPTETSPIAARHAVATAAAATDSLRNSSEPRDVPALPSGAVGYFEGAGDPVGAAHTAPTGG, from the coding sequence ATGGTGAACATCGACGGGCCGGGGCATCCGCTCCGACTTGCCGTGATCGGATGCGGCGCGAGGTCGAACCTCGCCCAGCACGCCCCGGCCTCCGGCCTCGGCGAGATCGTCGCGCTGGTCGACCCCGACGCGGCGGCGATCTCGCGCGGCCGTGAAGCGCTCTCGGCCACGGCCGAGGCCTTCACGAGCACCGGCGAGCTGCTTGCATCGGGGCTCGCCATCGACGGGGCCTTCGTGCTCACGCCCGACGACACGCACGCCGACGTCGCCATCGACCTGCTCCGCGCGGGCATCGCCGTCTACGTCGAGAAGCCGCTCGCCACCACCACCGAAGACGCCGACGCCGTGCTCCAGGCGGCCATCGATGCGGGCGCGAAGCTCTACGTCGGCCACAACATGCGTCACATGGCCGTCATCCGCACGATGCGCGACGCCATCGCGCGCGGCGAGATCGGCGAGGTCAAGGCGGTCTGGTGCCGTCACTTCGTCGGCAACGGCGGCGACTACTACTTCAAGGACTGGCACGCCGAGCGTGCGAGGTCGAACGGCCTGCTGCTGCAGAAGGGCGCGCACGACATCGACGTGATCCACTGGCTCGCGGGCGGTTACACGACGCGGGTCGTGGGCATGGGCGGCGACACCCTCTACGGCGGCATCGCCGATCGACGCGACAATTCCGACCGCACGATGCCGGAGTGGTTCAGCCTCGACAACTGGCCGCCGCTCGCGCAGCGCGAACTCAACCCCGTGATCGACGTCGAAGACCTGTCGATGGTGCTCATGACCCTCGACAACGGGGTCTACGCGTCGTACGAGCAGTGCCACTACACGCCGGACTACTGGCGCAACTACACGGTCATCGGCACGAAGGGCCGGCTCGAGAACTTCGGCGACACCGACGGCGGTGTCGTGCGGGTCTGGAACGAGCGTCACGTCTACCGGCCGGAGGGTGACCTCGAGCACCCCGTCGTCGGCGACGAGGGCGGACACGGCGACGCCGACCTGCGCACCGTCACCGAGTTCCTCCGCTTCGTGCGCGAGGGCATCCCCACCGAGACCTCGCCCATCGCCGCGCGCCATGCGGTCGCGACGGCGGCCGCGGCGACGGACTCGCTTCGAAACTCGTCGGAACCCCGCGACGTGCCGGCGCTGCCCTCGGGCGCCGTCGGCTACTTCGAGGGGGCCGGAGACCCGGTCGGCGCGGCGCACACCGCGCCGACCGGTGGGTGA